The DNA region TGAGGGCGATTTTGTGGCCGGGCAGGCCCTGGATCGGCTCGCCGTCCAGCAGGATGCTGCCGCCACTTGGCTGGTAGAAACCGGTCAGGCAGTTGAACACGGTGGTCTTGCCGGCGCCGTTGGGGCCGATCAGTGCCACGACCTGTTTTTCCTTCACGCTCAGGGCTACGCCGTTGACCGCCAGCAAGCCGCCGAAGCGCATGCTCAGATTTTCGACTTTAAGGATCTCGCGGCTCATTTGCGCAGCTCCATGTGGGGGCGTTGCATAGGCAGCAGACCTTGAGGACGCCAGATCATCATCAGCACCATCAAGGCGCCGAACATCAACATGCGGTATTCACTGAATTCACGCATCATCTCCGGCAACAGGATCATCACCGTGGCGGCGAGTACGACGCCCAGTTGCGAGCCCATGCCACCCAGCACCACGATGGCGAGGATGGTCGCCGACTCGATGAAGGTGAACGACTCCGGTGTCACCAGGCCCTGACGCGCGGCGAAGAAGCTGCCGGCGAAACCGGCGAAGCACGCACCGAGGGTGAAGGCCGAGAGCTTGATGACCGTAGGATTGAGACCCAACGCACGGCAGGCGATTTCGTCTTCACGCAGCGCTTCCCAGGCACGGCCCAGCGGCATGCGCAGCAAGCGATTGATGACGAACAGGGCAAACAGCGCCAGCAACAGCGCAACGAGGTAAAGGAAGATCACCTTGTTGATCGAGTTGTATTCCAGGCCGAAGTACTCGTGGAACGTCTGCAGGCCTTCAGCGGCTTTACGTTCGAAGGTCAGGCCGAAGAACGTCGGTTTCTCGATGTTGCTGATGCCGTTCGGACCACCCGTGAGGCCGGTCAGGTTACGCAGGAACAGACGGATGATTTCACCGAAGCCCAGCGTCACGATCGCCAGATAGTCACCGCGCAGACGCAGGACCGGGAAGCCGAGCAGGAAGCCGAAGGTGGCCGCCATCATCCCGGCGATTGGCAGGCAGATCCAGAAGCTCAGACCGTAGTAGTGCGACAGCAGCGCATAGCTGTAGGCGCCGACGGCATAGAAGCCGACGTAACCGAGGTCGAGCAGACCGGCCAGACCGACCACGATGTTCAGGCCCAGGCCGAGCATCACGTAGATCAGCACCAGGGTGGCAATATCCACCGCACCGCGGGAGCCGAAGAACGGCCAGACCAGCGCACCGATGATCAACGCGATGATGATCCAGCGCTGAGTGGTCGGCAGGGTCAAGAAAGTACTGGCCTTGGCCGGCATCACCGGCATGTTCGGCGAGGATTTCCAGGCTGCGCTGATCTGGTGGTCGAACAGCACCCGCAGGAACATCAACACCGAGCATACGGCGATGGTGATCAGCGTTGCAGTGCTGGTGCCATGGACTTCGAGGTTGATGCCGACAATGGTCAGTTTCAGACCGAGTACCGGGTAGGCAACAGCCCACACCAGCAAGGCGCTGAACAACGCCTGTTTAAGATTCCTAGTCATACTTTTTCAACCTCCGGACGGCCCAACAGGCCGGTTGGCCGGAACAACAACACCAGAACCAATAAGCCGAACGCCACGACGTCCTTGTACTGGTCGCCGAAGATATCGGCACCAAAGGCTTCCGCCACCCCAAGCACGATCCCGCCGAGCATGGCTCCGGGGATGCTGCCGATGCCGCCCAGTACCGCTGCGGTGAAGGCCTTGAGGCCGACCAGGAAACCGGCGTTCGGGTTGATCACGCCGTATTGCATGCTCAGCAACACAGCCGCGATGGCTGCCAGTGCGGCACCGATGACGAAGGTCAGGGCGATGATGTTGTTGGTGTTGATACCCAAGAGGTTGGCCATCTTGATGTCTTCGGCACAGGCGCGGCAGGCGCGACCCAGGCGAGAGCGGGAGATGAACAGCGTCAGGCCGAGCATGGCGACAAAGGTCACCACGAACACCACGATTTGCATGTAGGAAATCAGCACTTCTTGTGCGCCACCTGGCCCGATGGAGAAGTTACCGGGGATCAGGTTGGGGATGGATTTGTCCTTGGAGTCTTGCGCCAGCAGAACCGTGTTCTGCAGGAAGATCGACATGCCGATGGCGGAAATCAGCGGGATCAGACGGTTGCTGCCGCGCAAAGGGCGGTAGGCGATCCGTTCGATGCTGTAGCCGTAGGCACTGGTCACGACGATGGTCGCGAGAAAAGCGGCGGTCATCAACAGCGGAACACTGTCGAGTCCCATCATGGACAGGCCCGCAATGGCGATGAACGCCACGTAGGAACCAATCATGTACACCTCGCCGTGGGCGAAGTTGATCATTCCAATGATGCCGTAAACCATCGTATAGCCGATGGCGATCAGGGCATACGTGCTGCCAATGGTCAGACCATTAACCAGCTGTTGGAAAAAGTGATAGATGTCAGGCATTACAGCGCTCCTAAAAACCTGATACGCATTTCACTGGTGGAGTCATTTTCCCGCTCGAGCCCCGTGGATCTGCATCCACTTCGAACGCGAGGTTTGCCAGCGAACCGCTGATGACGGTTTTGAGATTTTCAGGTGGGGAGACTGGCGGATCACGCCAGCGCGGCCCAATACGTTCGTAAAACAAAGCCCACGGCACGCCGTGGGCTTTATTGGCAGTCAGTCAGGCAACGCCTTACTGAGGCTTGGCTTCAGTTTTAGGTTTGCCGAAGTGCCACTCGTAAACCACAAATTTGAAGTCTTTCAGGTCGCCCTTGGCGTCGAAGCTCAGGTCGCCAGTCGGGGTTTTGAACGTGCCGGCGTGGATAGCTTCAGCCACTTTGGCAGCGTCTTCGCTCTTGGCAGCCTTGATACCGTCGGCAATCACGGTCACAGCCGAGTAGGCCGGGAACACGAATGGACCGCTCGGATCTTCTTTCTTGGCTTTGAACGCATCAGCCAGGGCGATGTTGGCCGGATCCTGGTCGAAGGATTTCGGCAGGGTTACCAGCAGACCTTCGGAAGCGTCTTTGGCAATCTGCGAAATGGAGTCGTTACCCACGCCTTCCGGACCCATGAACTTGGCTTTCAGGCCTTTTTCCTGTGCTTGACGCAGGATCAGACCCAGCTCCGGGTGGTAGCCGCCGTAGTAGACGAAGTCGACGTTGGCTTGCTTGAGCTTGGAGATCATCGAAGAGAAGTCTTTGTCGCCGGCGTTGATGCCTTCGAACACGGCAACCTTGACGTTTTTGCCTTCCAGGGTTTTCTTCACGGCGGTGGCGATGCCTTCACCGTATTGCTGTTTGTCGTGCAGAACAGCAACGATCTTCGGTTTTACGAAGTCGGCAATGTAGTTACCGGCGGCAGGGCCCTGGGCGCTGTCCAGACCGATAGTACGGAAGATCATTTTGTAACCACGGGAAGTGATGTCCGGGCTGGTGGCCGCCGGGGTGATCATGATCACGCCTTCGTCTTCGTAGATGTCCGAAGCCGGTTGGGTGGAGCTGGAGCACAGGTGACCGACCACGAACTTGACGCCGTCGTTGACGACTTTGTTCGCGACCGCTACCGCTTGTTTTGGATCACAGGCGTCATCGTATTCAACGGCTTCGAGTTTCTTGCCGTCTACGCCGCCTTTGGCGTTGATCTGTTCGATGGCCATTTTGGCGCCACTGAACTGCATGTCGCCGTATTGGGCTACAGGGCCGGTTTTAGGGCCGGCGATGCCGATCTTGATGGTGTCAGCTGCGAACGAATGGCTGGCAACCCCGGCCAGAACCATAGCGGCAAACAGTTTGGAAATCTGCTTAGTAGCCTTAGTCATAGTGCTCCACTCTTACTGTTGTAGTTTTTATAGTCCTGGCGCCGTAGCAGCAGAACCGGGTCAGATATCTTCGATATCCTCCGGAAAATGCCCCCGGCAACTGTACCGGTACAGTGTAGAGCGCCAATTGTTAGCCTGGGAAGCTGGCGCCAGGGGGCAAAACCTGAGGGTGTCGCTTTTTTGAAAGAAAAAGACAGAATGGCGGCGGGGGTTATAGCTGAAATATCAGCAATCCTTGGCTTTCCTGCTGTTTTCAATCGGTAACTCAATTGCATCCGGGTTTTTCTGCCAGACCACCAACGTTATGATGACGTCGATTTCTTTTCCGGACAGGACCCATGACTCAAGAACCTAGCACCCTCTATGCCAAGCTGCTTGGTGAAACCGCATCTATTACCTGGAAGGAGCTGGAGCCGTTCTTCGCCAAGGGTGCCCTATTGTGGGTCGACCCCGGTCTGGATTTGATTGCTGCAGCGCAGGCAGTGGCGACCGACGAAGGCGAGAAAGTGGCTGCCTGGCTGGCCGCCGACAAGGTCGCCAAGCTGTCTGAAACGCGGGCGCTGGATCTTTTTGAACGTGATCCGGAGCTGTGGGCAGTGGTCGTATCGCCGTGGATTCTGATCCAGGAAAGGGCGACGAGCTGAATGCTTGCACTCTATTGGTGCGTGGCTTTGTCGGGCAAAAGTGTGTAGCCGAGTAGCGTGATGGCATGTTGCCGTAGAGAAAGGCCACAGGCGGGCCAGCATCACGGTGACGTAAACGTAACGGGAACAGTTTATCGAGCAGCCTGATGGCTGCTTAATTGTTTCTGAATGTTGGGATTGGTGTCGGATGTGAGACCGCTTTCGCGAGCAAGCCGAATCGTCGCACCGCCGCTCCCACATTTGATCGCATTCCTTCTGAAAAAATACGGTCAAAATGTGGGAGCGGCGGTGCGACGATTCGGCTTGCTCGCGAATGGCCGCGACGCGGTTTTGTGTCAGACCGAGAACGTCTTGCCAGTATGGTTATTCAGCGAAATAACCTTGGTCTTGCCAATCCGGTGACGATAAATCTCGCGCAAGTACTTGATCGCCTTCTTCACGCAATCCCGGGACAGGCGAATGTCATTGATCGAGACGAACTTGTCTTTGTCATTGATCAACTCGCGGTACTTCTTCTCGTACATCGGTTTGATTGCGTACCAGTTGGTGTCGAGGATCTTCGCCGGGTTCTCGAACTCATTCAGCAGCTCGTCGATCCGGTCTTCGTCGAACTCTTCCTTAATGATGAAGTCCAGGATCGAGTTATCCAGAGTCTCGTCGAAGCGGTACGGGTTTTTCGCGAAGCAACGCTTGATGAAGGCCACGATCAGCGTCAGGAAATCGTCCGACAGGCACGGGCTCTTGGCGATCAGGGTGGTCAACGACAGGTTGGCCGAGGCGCCGATGACCAGCGCATAACGCTTGAGCGTGGTGTTCGGGAACAGGCTGTTGAGGTGGGTCTTCAACCGGTTCAGGTCCATGTAGGACAGCTTGTAGTCCTTCGGCAACGAAACAATCGAGACCACCGACGAGCAGTTCTTGAAGAAGTGCAGGTCGTGCAAGGCGGCTGCGTCATACCCCGAATTCTTGTACTGCTCCAGCGAGGCGCGATAGCGCTTGGATTCGATCGGCAACAGGCTGATGCCTTCGATCGCCTGGGTCACTTTGTTGAAGTGCGGCAAGTCGATGGAGCGGAAGAACAGATCGTCGATGTTCAGGCGCTGCGGCTCTTTCTCGAACACCTTGAATTTGTCGCTGCTCGGCGGCGGGGTTTCCGGCACCACGGACTCGGCGTAGGCAATCGCTACGGGGCCTGCCAGGCTCATGAACAGGTCGTTGGCGTCGAGGCGAATGGTTTCACCAATGTCGATGCCGGCGCGACGGAAATAGTTCTGGTCGTAGTCGGTGGTGACCGCTTGCGCCGTCAGAATGTTGAAGATCTGCTGTGAGATGTATTGGTTAGCGTGCTTTTCCATCGCATTGACGTCGATGTTCTGGATGTTGCCGTCATCGCTTTCTTCGGCGTAACGCATGATGTCGTTGGAGATCAGCATCATGGCGTTCCATGGGCGGATACGGCCCATGACACTGGCTTCGCTGCTGTCTTCGTTGGCGAAGTTGTAAGAGAAGTCCCACTCTTCCGACAGGTATTTGCACAGCAGGCGACCGGCGTTGATGTGCAGCGCCTCGGACATTTCGCTGCGGTGATCGGAAATGTTCGGCAACACGCAGATGCCGCTGGTGAAGATCGGCTCGAAGACGAAGGAATGACCGCTCTTGCCGTCGTGCTCGTCCATCGGCTTGGTGTCGAACGTCTTGTTCATGTACGAGTGCTGCTGGGCCAGGCCGAATTCCGAGGCCATGCCCGAACCGGTACCGCCGCCGGCACTGAAGATCGAGAAATACAGGCGCGACTGGTTGGCCTTGATCCCGCAGCTGTCGATCAGGTACGAGTGAATCATCTTCCAGTCAGGGCTGGAGAAACGCTGGGTGTCCTTGTTCAGGATGATCTTGGCCAGGTACTGACCGAGGATCGGCGCGTTACCGGCGCCACCGGCGTGGACTTCCGACAAGTCCATGATTTTCATTTTGCTGTAGTCGCGCAGGAAACCGCTTTTTTCGCCTTTGCGCGAGAAACGGATGCGGCCGGCGATGTCTTTGTCCAGGTCGCCGAGCATGACCAGCGGTTCTACCAGGAACACCGGTTTGGTGGCCTTGTTCGGCCCCAGACGCAGGTTGTTGCGAATCCACTGTGCCGGGCTGTAGCCCTTTTCGGCGAAGCGCTTGTCCGGCGACAGGCGATCTTCGTTGTTGAATTCGTTGAGGTAGAACTTGCGGGCGTTGTACACCAGCTCGGCGACGTCCAGCGCGATGTTCGAGCCGCAGCGGCCCAGGCCGATCAGGCACACCGACGGGAATTCCTGATCGCTGTGCTGTTCGCTGTCACCGTCCAGATGCGGTGGGCGCGGGAACACCATGTCGCGCAGGCCGTCGAGGTTATCGAGGATGCGGTCGGTATTGGTTTCGGTGAAGTACAGGTATTGCTGAGTTGCCAGCGGGCGCGATGGCGTCAATGGCTTCGACGGTGCGGGGCTGTTCGCCGCGGGGCTCAACGTCAGATCGGATATCGCAGTGGCCGGATTGTTTTTAGAAGTCATTGTGCGCCATGTACCTGGGCTGGTTGGTTGAGCGACACGATGTCGTCGAACCATCACGGATGGGATCTTGCGTCTTTTTTCAGCGCGTATTTGGCCCAAGCGTCAGGGCCTTGGCCTGAGCATCGCTCGGGGGAATCCTTTCCTAAGTCATGATGAATCGGCCAATATTCGATGATCTTTAATCAAAAGGAGGCCAAATGATGGCAGCGTTACCTTCACTCGGGTTTGCCGGGGTCGGCCTGATGGGCTTGCCGATGTGCCGTCGACTGCTGGCAGCGGGTTATCCGCTGACGGTGTGGAACCGCAATCCAGCCAAGTGCGCGCCGCTGGTCGAGGCCGGTGCACGACAGGTCGCCACGCCGGCTGAGCTGTGTCAGCACGCTGACGTGGTGATGCTGTGCCTGGCGGACACCTCGGTGGTTCGCGAGGTGGTGTTTGGCCCGGCCGGGGTTGCGGAGGGTGGGAAAAGCGGTCAACTGCTGGTGGATTTTTCCAGCCTGGAACCTACCGCGACGCGGGAAATGGCGACAGCGCTGGTCAGCCAAACCGGCATGAGCTGGCTGGATGCACCCGTGTCCGGCGGAGTGGTCGGTGCCGAGGCCGGCAGCCTGGCGATCATGGTGGGCGGTGAAACGGCGGATCTTGAGCGCGTCAGGCCTGTGCTGTTGAGCCTCGGCCAGCGCGTGACCCACATGGGCGCCGTCGGAGCGGGGCAGGTGACCAAGGCTTGTAATCAGATGATCGTCGCCTGCAACGCGCTGGTGATCGCCGAAGTGGTGGCGTTGGCCGAGCGTTCCGGGGTCGACGCCCGTCTGATCGCCGAGGCGCTGGCCGGTGGTTTCGCCGATTCAAAGCCGTTGCAGATCCTGGGTCCGCAAATGGCCGACAGCCGTTTCGAACCGGTGAAATGGCATGTGCGCACGTTGCTCAAGGACCTCGATACCGCGGTGAAGTTTTCCCGTGAGCAAGGCTCGGCCACGCCGATCAGTGGACTGGCCGCACAATTGATGCGCCTGCATGGGAGCCAGGGATTCCTGGAAAAAGATCCGTCGACGCTAGTGCAGTTGTACCGCGAGCCAGACTCAAAGGGCTGACAGTGTGCGAGTGCTTGCGCTGGTTGATTTCGCTCAGCACGGGACGCAATTGCGCGAGCGGTACCGGACGACTGAGCAAGTAGCCCTGCACGAAGTCGCAGCCGTTACGCTCCAGAAACTCGTATTGTTCAAGGGTTTCGACGCCTTCGGTCACCACCTGCAAATGCAGCGTGTGGGCCATGACGATGATCGCTTGAACGATTTCCATGTCCTGGGTGGCCTTGGGAATGTCCTGAATGAACGAGCGGTCGATCTTCAGCGTATTGAGTGGTAGGCGCTTGAGGTAGGCCAGAGAGGAATAACCGGTGCCGAAGTCGTCAAT from Pseudomonas sp. ACM7 includes:
- a CDS encoding high-affinity branched-chain amino acid ABC transporter permease LivM; its protein translation is MTRNLKQALFSALLVWAVAYPVLGLKLTIVGINLEVHGTSTATLITIAVCSVLMFLRVLFDHQISAAWKSSPNMPVMPAKASTFLTLPTTQRWIIIALIIGALVWPFFGSRGAVDIATLVLIYVMLGLGLNIVVGLAGLLDLGYVGFYAVGAYSYALLSHYYGLSFWICLPIAGMMAATFGFLLGFPVLRLRGDYLAIVTLGFGEIIRLFLRNLTGLTGGPNGISNIEKPTFFGLTFERKAAEGLQTFHEYFGLEYNSINKVIFLYLVALLLALFALFVINRLLRMPLGRAWEALREDEIACRALGLNPTVIKLSAFTLGACFAGFAGSFFAARQGLVTPESFTFIESATILAIVVLGGMGSQLGVVLAATVMILLPEMMREFSEYRMLMFGALMVLMMIWRPQGLLPMQRPHMELRK
- the livH gene encoding high-affinity branched-chain amino acid ABC transporter permease LivH, encoding MPDIYHFFQQLVNGLTIGSTYALIAIGYTMVYGIIGMINFAHGEVYMIGSYVAFIAIAGLSMMGLDSVPLLMTAAFLATIVVTSAYGYSIERIAYRPLRGSNRLIPLISAIGMSIFLQNTVLLAQDSKDKSIPNLIPGNFSIGPGGAQEVLISYMQIVVFVVTFVAMLGLTLFISRSRLGRACRACAEDIKMANLLGINTNNIIALTFVIGAALAAIAAVLLSMQYGVINPNAGFLVGLKAFTAAVLGGIGSIPGAMLGGIVLGVAEAFGADIFGDQYKDVVAFGLLVLVLLFRPTGLLGRPEVEKV
- a CDS encoding branched-chain amino acid ABC transporter substrate-binding protein; protein product: MTKATKQISKLFAAMVLAGVASHSFAADTIKIGIAGPKTGPVAQYGDMQFSGAKMAIEQINAKGGVDGKKLEAVEYDDACDPKQAVAVANKVVNDGVKFVVGHLCSSSTQPASDIYEDEGVIMITPAATSPDITSRGYKMIFRTIGLDSAQGPAAGNYIADFVKPKIVAVLHDKQQYGEGIATAVKKTLEGKNVKVAVFEGINAGDKDFSSMISKLKQANVDFVYYGGYHPELGLILRQAQEKGLKAKFMGPEGVGNDSISQIAKDASEGLLVTLPKSFDQDPANIALADAFKAKKEDPSGPFVFPAYSAVTVIADGIKAAKSEDAAKVAEAIHAGTFKTPTGDLSFDAKGDLKDFKFVVYEWHFGKPKTEAKPQ
- a CDS encoding DUF2288 domain-containing protein — encoded protein: MTQEPSTLYAKLLGETASITWKELEPFFAKGALLWVDPGLDLIAAAQAVATDEGEKVAAWLAADKVAKLSETRALDLFERDPELWAVVVSPWILIQERATS
- a CDS encoding NAD(P)-dependent oxidoreductase, whose product is MMAALPSLGFAGVGLMGLPMCRRLLAAGYPLTVWNRNPAKCAPLVEAGARQVATPAELCQHADVVMLCLADTSVVREVVFGPAGVAEGGKSGQLLVDFSSLEPTATREMATALVSQTGMSWLDAPVSGGVVGAEAGSLAIMVGGETADLERVRPVLLSLGQRVTHMGAVGAGQVTKACNQMIVACNALVIAEVVALAERSGVDARLIAEALAGGFADSKPLQILGPQMADSRFEPVKWHVRTLLKDLDTAVKFSREQGSATPISGLAAQLMRLHGSQGFLEKDPSTLVQLYREPDSKG